Proteins encoded in a region of the Triticum dicoccoides isolate Atlit2015 ecotype Zavitan chromosome 3A, WEW_v2.0, whole genome shotgun sequence genome:
- the LOC119268360 gene encoding tRNA (cytosine(38)-C(5))-methyltransferase 2-like isoform X2 has translation METPPPWRVLEFYSGIGGMRYALASSGVRAEVVEAFDINDVANDVYEHNFGHRPCQGNIQTLTAGDLDKYQAHAWLLSPPCQPYTRQGLQKHSADARAFSFIKILNLMQNMSFPPQMLFVENVVGFEVSDTHDQLLAVLSTLNFNTQEFILSPLQFGVPYSRPRYFCLAKQESMCFPNSSVNDKLLRTPTCLTLNTTRTQNSYDQNEDDLEVVCNPIRNFLEAQSIGDKECSAIISDFKEADECTPIETASHDYTVPLNLIERWGNAMDIVYPESKRCCCFTKSYYCYVKGTGSVLVTSKNLKPVPKENLEMSSLNELGLRFFTPQQVANLHSFPPSFRFPDHISLRQQYAMLGNSLSVAVVAPSLRYLFAEA, from the exons ATGGAGACGCCGCCCCCATGGAGGGTCCTCGAGTTCTACAGCGGTATCGGCGGCATG CGGTACGCCCTTGCGTCGTCGGGCGTTCGAGCGGAGGTGGTGGAGGCCTTTGACATCAACGACGTCGCGAACGACGTCTACGAGCACAACTTCGGCCACCGCCCCTGCCAG GGAAACATTCAAACACTCACTGCTGGTGATCTAGACAAGTACCAGGCACATGCATGGCTCCTTTCTCCTCCATGTCAACCATATACACGGCAAG GACTTCAGAAACATTCAGCTGATGCTCGGGCATTTTCATTTATAAAGATTTTAAACCTTATGCAAAACATGAGCTTTCCTCCACAAATGTTATTTGTGGAAAATGTTGTTGGATTCGAG GTGTCTGATACACATGACCAGTTGCTAGCAGTCCTTTCAACTCTCAATTTCAACACACAAGAATTCATCCTAAGCCCCTTGCAGTTTGGTGTCCCATATTCTAGACCACGCTACTTCTGTTTG GCAAAACAGGAATCTATGTGTTTTCCAAATTCATCAGTCAATGACAAGCTGCTTAGGACACCTACATGCCTAACATTGAACACTACGAGAACTCAGAATAGCTATGATCAGAATGAAGATGATCTGGAAGTAGTATGTAATCCAATAAGAAACTTCCTTGAAGCACAGAGTATTGGAGATAAGGAATGTTCAGCCATCATCTCTGACT TTAAGGAGGCTGATGAATGCACTCCAATTGAAACTGCTTCACATGACTACACAGTTCCACTAAACTTGATTGAACGGTGGGGAAATGCTATGG ATATTGTATACCCTGAATCAAAACGGTGCTGCTGTTTTACTAAAAGTTATTATTGCTATGTGAAGGGCACAGGCTCTGTACTGGTTACATCTAAA AACCTCAAACCAGTTCCAAAAGAGAACCTTGAAATGTCTTCACTGAATGAGTTGGGTCTACGGTTTTTCACCCCTCAG CAGGTCGCAAATTTGCATTCATTTCCCCCGAGTTTCCGTTTTCCGGATCACATAAGCCTCAGACAACA GTATGCCATGCTGGGTAATAGTCTGAGCGTAGCGGTTGTGGCTCCTTCGCTGCGCTATCTGTTTGCCGAGGCATAG
- the LOC119268360 gene encoding tRNA (cytosine(38)-C(5))-methyltransferase 2-like isoform X1 — protein METPPPWRVLEFYSGIGGMRYALASSGVRAEVVEAFDINDVANDVYEHNFGHRPCQGNIQTLTAGDLDKYQAHAWLLSPPCQPYTRQGLQKHSADARAFSFIKILNLMQNMSFPPQMLFVENVVGFEVSDTHDQLLAVLSTLNFNTQEFILSPLQFGVPYSRPRYFCLAKQESMCFPNSSVNDKLLRTPTCLTLNTTRTQNSYDQNEDDLEVVCNPIRNFLEAQSIGDKECSAIISDFKEADECTPIETASHDYTVPLNLIERWGNAMDIVYPESKRCCCFTKSYYCYVKGTGSVLVTSKNLKPVPKENLEMSSLNELGLRFFTPQRGRKFAFISPEFPFSGSHKPQTTVCHAG, from the exons ATGGAGACGCCGCCCCCATGGAGGGTCCTCGAGTTCTACAGCGGTATCGGCGGCATG CGGTACGCCCTTGCGTCGTCGGGCGTTCGAGCGGAGGTGGTGGAGGCCTTTGACATCAACGACGTCGCGAACGACGTCTACGAGCACAACTTCGGCCACCGCCCCTGCCAG GGAAACATTCAAACACTCACTGCTGGTGATCTAGACAAGTACCAGGCACATGCATGGCTCCTTTCTCCTCCATGTCAACCATATACACGGCAAG GACTTCAGAAACATTCAGCTGATGCTCGGGCATTTTCATTTATAAAGATTTTAAACCTTATGCAAAACATGAGCTTTCCTCCACAAATGTTATTTGTGGAAAATGTTGTTGGATTCGAG GTGTCTGATACACATGACCAGTTGCTAGCAGTCCTTTCAACTCTCAATTTCAACACACAAGAATTCATCCTAAGCCCCTTGCAGTTTGGTGTCCCATATTCTAGACCACGCTACTTCTGTTTG GCAAAACAGGAATCTATGTGTTTTCCAAATTCATCAGTCAATGACAAGCTGCTTAGGACACCTACATGCCTAACATTGAACACTACGAGAACTCAGAATAGCTATGATCAGAATGAAGATGATCTGGAAGTAGTATGTAATCCAATAAGAAACTTCCTTGAAGCACAGAGTATTGGAGATAAGGAATGTTCAGCCATCATCTCTGACT TTAAGGAGGCTGATGAATGCACTCCAATTGAAACTGCTTCACATGACTACACAGTTCCACTAAACTTGATTGAACGGTGGGGAAATGCTATGG ATATTGTATACCCTGAATCAAAACGGTGCTGCTGTTTTACTAAAAGTTATTATTGCTATGTGAAGGGCACAGGCTCTGTACTGGTTACATCTAAA AACCTCAAACCAGTTCCAAAAGAGAACCTTGAAATGTCTTCACTGAATGAGTTGGGTCTACGGTTTTTCACCCCTCAGAGAG GTCGCAAATTTGCATTCATTTCCCCCGAGTTTCCGTTTTCCGGATCACATAAGCCTCAGACAACA GTATGCCATGCTGGGTAA